In Tachyglossus aculeatus isolate mTacAcu1 chromosome 10, mTacAcu1.pri, whole genome shotgun sequence, the following proteins share a genomic window:
- the ZNF800 gene encoding zinc finger protein 800 isoform X3: protein MPLRDKCCQTDHHHHGCCQPVYILEPGDPPLLQQPLQTSKSGIQQIIECFRSGTKQLKHILLKDVDTIFECKLCRSLFRGLPNLITHKKFYCPPSLQMDDNLPDVNDKQSQAISDLLEAIYPRVDKREYIIKLEPIETNQNAVFQYISRTDNPVVVTESSGTPDQTHVSTQEPSSEQSKTTPPPEAEAEIVEAPPLEAVASEVTPASEEKPQESHPDLETSDNSNLGHQLICCLCRKEFNSRRSVRRHIRKVHKKKMEELKKFIETRKTPNKSSAKGRNKNVLVPLSRSCPVCCKSFATKANVRRHFDEVHRGLRRDSITPDIATKPGQPLFLDTVSPKKSFKTRKQKLSSKAEYNLTACKCLLCKRKYSSQIMLKRHMQIVHKITLSGTNSKKEKGPNNTANSTEMKVKVEPADSIEPSPPSIPHSPQNESKGTNHSNEKKNTPAAQKNKVKKVSDSLKSTSPHAAGGQPKTRKPKLSAGFDFKQLYCKLYAINAERHLPKRLTSSIIRKRIRQMLLIHPKEIKPKAEVQDLRLLSDNFQVVHEKVWSSYVWKDFKLVLEPLTSSDGTMRKN from the exons GAACAAAGCAACTTAAACACATTTTGTTAAAAGATGTGGACACTATTTTTGAATGTAAATTATGCCGCAGTCTCTTCCGAGGATTACCAAATTTAATTACGCATAAAAAGTTCTACTGCCCTCCAAGTCTCCAGATGGATGACA ACCTGCCAGATGTCAATGACAAACAAAGCCAAGCCATAAGTGATCTCCTAGAAGCCATTTATCCAAGGGTGGACAAGCGAGAATACATCATCAAGCTAGAACCGATAGAAACAAATCAAAACGCGGTGTTTCAGTACATTTCAAGGACCGATAACCCAGTCGTGGTCACAGAGTCAAGTGGCACTCCCGATCAAACCCACGTCTCAACACAAGAACCTAGCAGTGAGCAGTCCAAAACAACTCCACCCCCAGAAGCTGAGGCAGAAATTGTGGAGGCTCCTCCGCTGGAGGCGGTTGCCAGCGAAGTGACACCTGCCTCCGAGGAAAAGCCTCAGGAATCGCACCCTGACCTGGAAACTTCTGATAATTCCAATTTGGGCCACCAGTTGATTTGCTGTCTTTGCAGAAAAGAGTTCAACTCACGCCGCAGTGTGCGTCGGCACATCAGAAAAGTTCAcaagaaaaaaatggaagaacTAAAGAAATTCATTGAAACACGAAAGACTCCAAACAAGTCCTCCGCTAAAGGGCGCAACAAGAATGTCCTAGTCCCGCTAAGTAGAAGTTGTCCAGTGTGCTGTAAATCGTTCGCTACAAAAGCGAACGTTCGGAGGCATTTTGATGAAGTTCATCGAGGACTGAGGAGGGATTCAATTACTCCTGATATAGCTACAAAGCCGGGGCAGCCTTTGTTCCTGGATACTGTTTCTCCTAAAAAATCTTTTAAGACGCGAAAACAAAAGTTGTCTTCAAAGGCTGAATACAATTTAACTGCATGCAAATGCCTTCTTTGCAAGAGGAAATACAGTTCACAAATAATGCTTAAAAGACATATGCAAATTGTCCACAAGATAACTCTTTCTGGAACAAACTcgaagaaagagaaggggcctAACAACACTGCTAACAGCACAGAAATGAAAGTAAAAGTTGAACCAGCAGATTCCATAGAACCTTCACCCCCTTCCATTCCCCATTCTCCACAGAATGAATCAAAGGGAACAAATCATTCAAATGAGAAAAAGAACACACCGGCAGCCCAGAAAAATAAAGTTAAGAAAGTCTCTGACAGCCTTAAATCAACCAGTCCTCATGCTGCAGGTGGCCAGCCGAAAACCAGGAAACCAAAACTCTCAGCTGGCTTTGACTTCAAGCAGCTTTACTGTAAACTTT ATGCAATAAATGCGGAAAGGCATTTGCCAAAAAGACTTACCTCGAGCATCATAAGAAAACGCATAAGGCAAATGCTTCTAATACACCCGAAGGAAATAAAACCAAAGGCCGAAGTACAAGATCTAAGGCTCTTGTCTG ATAACTTCCAAGTGGTGCACGAAAAGGTTTGGAGTTCATATGTGTGGAAAGATTTTAAATTGGTGTTAGAACCACTAACGTCTTCAGATGGTACTATGAGAAAAAACTAA
- the ZNF800 gene encoding zinc finger protein 800 isoform X2 encodes MPLRDKCCQTDHHHHGCCQPVYILEPGDPPLLQQPLQTSKSGIQQIIECFRSGTKQLKHILLKDVDTIFECKLCRSLFRGLPNLITHKKFYCPPSLQMDDNLPDVNDKQSQAISDLLEAIYPRVDKREYIIKLEPIETNQNAVFQYISRTDNPVVVTESSGTPDQTHVSTQEPSSEQSKTTPPPEAEAEIVEAPPLEAVASEVTPASEEKPQESHPDLETSDNSNLGHQLICCLCRKEFNSRRSVRRHIRKVHKKKMEELKKFIETRKTPNKSSAKGRNKNVLVPLSRSCPVCCKSFATKANVRRHFDEVHRGLRRDSITPDIATKPGQPLFLDTVSPKKSFKTRKQKLSSKAEYNLTACKCLLCKRKYSSQIMLKRHMQIVHKITLSGTNSKKEKGPNNTANSTEMKVKVEPADSIEPSPPSIPHSPQNESKGTNHSNEKKNTPAAQKNKVKKVSDSLKSTSPHAAGGQPKTRKPKLSAGFDFKQLYCKLCKRQFTSKQNLTKHIELHTDGNNIYVKFYKCPLCTYETRRKRDVIRHITVVHKKSSRYLGKITASLEIRAIKKPIDFVLNKVAKRGPPKDEAKPNDSKHHGTSNSPSKKYEVADVGIEVKVTKNFSLHRCNKCGKAFAKKTYLEHHKKTHKANASNTPEGNKTKGRSTRSKALV; translated from the exons GAACAAAGCAACTTAAACACATTTTGTTAAAAGATGTGGACACTATTTTTGAATGTAAATTATGCCGCAGTCTCTTCCGAGGATTACCAAATTTAATTACGCATAAAAAGTTCTACTGCCCTCCAAGTCTCCAGATGGATGACA ACCTGCCAGATGTCAATGACAAACAAAGCCAAGCCATAAGTGATCTCCTAGAAGCCATTTATCCAAGGGTGGACAAGCGAGAATACATCATCAAGCTAGAACCGATAGAAACAAATCAAAACGCGGTGTTTCAGTACATTTCAAGGACCGATAACCCAGTCGTGGTCACAGAGTCAAGTGGCACTCCCGATCAAACCCACGTCTCAACACAAGAACCTAGCAGTGAGCAGTCCAAAACAACTCCACCCCCAGAAGCTGAGGCAGAAATTGTGGAGGCTCCTCCGCTGGAGGCGGTTGCCAGCGAAGTGACACCTGCCTCCGAGGAAAAGCCTCAGGAATCGCACCCTGACCTGGAAACTTCTGATAATTCCAATTTGGGCCACCAGTTGATTTGCTGTCTTTGCAGAAAAGAGTTCAACTCACGCCGCAGTGTGCGTCGGCACATCAGAAAAGTTCAcaagaaaaaaatggaagaacTAAAGAAATTCATTGAAACACGAAAGACTCCAAACAAGTCCTCCGCTAAAGGGCGCAACAAGAATGTCCTAGTCCCGCTAAGTAGAAGTTGTCCAGTGTGCTGTAAATCGTTCGCTACAAAAGCGAACGTTCGGAGGCATTTTGATGAAGTTCATCGAGGACTGAGGAGGGATTCAATTACTCCTGATATAGCTACAAAGCCGGGGCAGCCTTTGTTCCTGGATACTGTTTCTCCTAAAAAATCTTTTAAGACGCGAAAACAAAAGTTGTCTTCAAAGGCTGAATACAATTTAACTGCATGCAAATGCCTTCTTTGCAAGAGGAAATACAGTTCACAAATAATGCTTAAAAGACATATGCAAATTGTCCACAAGATAACTCTTTCTGGAACAAACTcgaagaaagagaaggggcctAACAACACTGCTAACAGCACAGAAATGAAAGTAAAAGTTGAACCAGCAGATTCCATAGAACCTTCACCCCCTTCCATTCCCCATTCTCCACAGAATGAATCAAAGGGAACAAATCATTCAAATGAGAAAAAGAACACACCGGCAGCCCAGAAAAATAAAGTTAAGAAAGTCTCTGACAGCCTTAAATCAACCAGTCCTCATGCTGCAGGTGGCCAGCCGAAAACCAGGAAACCAAAACTCTCAGCTGGCTTTGACTTCAAGCAGCTTTACTGTAAACTTTGTAAGCGGCAATTTACGTCCAAACAGAACTTAACAAAACACATTGAGTTGCACACTGACGGAAATAACATTTATGTTAAATTCTACAAGTGTCCTCTTTGCACTTACGAAACTCGGAGGAAGCGCGATGTGATACGGCACATAACTGTGGTGCATAAAAAGTCATCACGCTATCTGGGCAAAATAACGGCAAGCTTGGAGATCAGGGCGATAAAAAAGCCCATTGATTTTGTTTTAAATAAAGTGGCAAAAAGAGGCCCTCCGAAGGACGAAGCAAAGCCTAACGATTCAAAACACCACGGCACCTCTAACTCTCCCAGTAAAAAATATGAAGTAGCTGATGTTGGCATTGAAGTAAAAGTTACAAAAAACTTTTCTCTTCACAGATGCAATAAATGCGGAAAGGCATTTGCCAAAAAGACTTACCTCGAGCATCATAAGAAAACGCATAAGGCAAATGCTTCTAATACACCCGAAGGAAATAAAACCAAAGGCCGAAGTACAAGATCTAAGGCTCTTGTCTG A
- the ZNF800 gene encoding zinc finger protein 800 isoform X1 has product MPLRDKCCQTDHHHHGCCQPVYILEPGDPPLLQQPLQTSKSGIQQIIECFRSGTKQLKHILLKDVDTIFECKLCRSLFRGLPNLITHKKFYCPPSLQMDDNLPDVNDKQSQAISDLLEAIYPRVDKREYIIKLEPIETNQNAVFQYISRTDNPVVVTESSGTPDQTHVSTQEPSSEQSKTTPPPEAEAEIVEAPPLEAVASEVTPASEEKPQESHPDLETSDNSNLGHQLICCLCRKEFNSRRSVRRHIRKVHKKKMEELKKFIETRKTPNKSSAKGRNKNVLVPLSRSCPVCCKSFATKANVRRHFDEVHRGLRRDSITPDIATKPGQPLFLDTVSPKKSFKTRKQKLSSKAEYNLTACKCLLCKRKYSSQIMLKRHMQIVHKITLSGTNSKKEKGPNNTANSTEMKVKVEPADSIEPSPPSIPHSPQNESKGTNHSNEKKNTPAAQKNKVKKVSDSLKSTSPHAAGGQPKTRKPKLSAGFDFKQLYCKLCKRQFTSKQNLTKHIELHTDGNNIYVKFYKCPLCTYETRRKRDVIRHITVVHKKSSRYLGKITASLEIRAIKKPIDFVLNKVAKRGPPKDEAKPNDSKHHGTSNSPSKKYEVADVGIEVKVTKNFSLHRCNKCGKAFAKKTYLEHHKKTHKANASNTPEGNKTKGRSTRSKALVW; this is encoded by the exons GAACAAAGCAACTTAAACACATTTTGTTAAAAGATGTGGACACTATTTTTGAATGTAAATTATGCCGCAGTCTCTTCCGAGGATTACCAAATTTAATTACGCATAAAAAGTTCTACTGCCCTCCAAGTCTCCAGATGGATGACA ACCTGCCAGATGTCAATGACAAACAAAGCCAAGCCATAAGTGATCTCCTAGAAGCCATTTATCCAAGGGTGGACAAGCGAGAATACATCATCAAGCTAGAACCGATAGAAACAAATCAAAACGCGGTGTTTCAGTACATTTCAAGGACCGATAACCCAGTCGTGGTCACAGAGTCAAGTGGCACTCCCGATCAAACCCACGTCTCAACACAAGAACCTAGCAGTGAGCAGTCCAAAACAACTCCACCCCCAGAAGCTGAGGCAGAAATTGTGGAGGCTCCTCCGCTGGAGGCGGTTGCCAGCGAAGTGACACCTGCCTCCGAGGAAAAGCCTCAGGAATCGCACCCTGACCTGGAAACTTCTGATAATTCCAATTTGGGCCACCAGTTGATTTGCTGTCTTTGCAGAAAAGAGTTCAACTCACGCCGCAGTGTGCGTCGGCACATCAGAAAAGTTCAcaagaaaaaaatggaagaacTAAAGAAATTCATTGAAACACGAAAGACTCCAAACAAGTCCTCCGCTAAAGGGCGCAACAAGAATGTCCTAGTCCCGCTAAGTAGAAGTTGTCCAGTGTGCTGTAAATCGTTCGCTACAAAAGCGAACGTTCGGAGGCATTTTGATGAAGTTCATCGAGGACTGAGGAGGGATTCAATTACTCCTGATATAGCTACAAAGCCGGGGCAGCCTTTGTTCCTGGATACTGTTTCTCCTAAAAAATCTTTTAAGACGCGAAAACAAAAGTTGTCTTCAAAGGCTGAATACAATTTAACTGCATGCAAATGCCTTCTTTGCAAGAGGAAATACAGTTCACAAATAATGCTTAAAAGACATATGCAAATTGTCCACAAGATAACTCTTTCTGGAACAAACTcgaagaaagagaaggggcctAACAACACTGCTAACAGCACAGAAATGAAAGTAAAAGTTGAACCAGCAGATTCCATAGAACCTTCACCCCCTTCCATTCCCCATTCTCCACAGAATGAATCAAAGGGAACAAATCATTCAAATGAGAAAAAGAACACACCGGCAGCCCAGAAAAATAAAGTTAAGAAAGTCTCTGACAGCCTTAAATCAACCAGTCCTCATGCTGCAGGTGGCCAGCCGAAAACCAGGAAACCAAAACTCTCAGCTGGCTTTGACTTCAAGCAGCTTTACTGTAAACTTTGTAAGCGGCAATTTACGTCCAAACAGAACTTAACAAAACACATTGAGTTGCACACTGACGGAAATAACATTTATGTTAAATTCTACAAGTGTCCTCTTTGCACTTACGAAACTCGGAGGAAGCGCGATGTGATACGGCACATAACTGTGGTGCATAAAAAGTCATCACGCTATCTGGGCAAAATAACGGCAAGCTTGGAGATCAGGGCGATAAAAAAGCCCATTGATTTTGTTTTAAATAAAGTGGCAAAAAGAGGCCCTCCGAAGGACGAAGCAAAGCCTAACGATTCAAAACACCACGGCACCTCTAACTCTCCCAGTAAAAAATATGAAGTAGCTGATGTTGGCATTGAAGTAAAAGTTACAAAAAACTTTTCTCTTCACAGATGCAATAAATGCGGAAAGGCATTTGCCAAAAAGACTTACCTCGAGCATCATAAGAAAACGCATAAGGCAAATGCTTCTAATACACCCGAAGGAAATAAAACCAAAGGCCGAAGTACAAGATCTAAGGCTCTTGTCTGGTGA